A part of Sulfurimonas sp. HSL-1716 genomic DNA contains:
- a CDS encoding CZB domain-containing protein, translating into MDKNVVLEHLRAAKKAHLKWLQRAKALISNIPIEKDAIPVDYTECMFGQWFYSDGQEIALMPGMDCIGEIGRKHQDLHDEYIKIFKIYFGDANKSLFSKLFNLRKKVSEPEQDIARRYYENLKNISDELLKHIEKLERRIHALPQSAFDRD; encoded by the coding sequence ATGGATAAAAATGTAGTTTTAGAACACTTAAGAGCAGCGAAAAAAGCCCACCTAAAATGGCTTCAACGCGCAAAAGCCTTGATATCGAATATTCCCATAGAAAAAGATGCCATTCCCGTTGACTATACCGAATGTATGTTTGGACAGTGGTTTTACAGTGACGGGCAGGAGATAGCTTTAATGCCGGGGATGGACTGTATAGGCGAGATAGGCAGAAAACACCAGGATCTGCATGATGAGTATATAAAAATATTCAAGATATATTTTGGAGACGCCAACAAATCCCTTTTCTCAAAACTCTTCAATCTAAGAAAAAAAGTCTCCGAACCCGAACAGGATATCGCCAGAAGATATTATGAAAACCTAAAGAACATCTCCGATGAACTTTTAAAACATATAGAAAAGCTCGAAAGACGTATCCACGCACTTCCTCAGTCGGCATTTGACAGAGACTGA
- the holA gene encoding DNA polymerase III subunit delta, whose translation MYKKEFDQHISNDTLSNAIILFGESHFFIDRYAKALSDIEDASKLAMYHDEYNFSTAFAHLSQGSLFGDANLLLIKTEKKVPKADLDKLVEACRKNPTNRFIYAYYGSDHKTCDKSFTSKTGGMGVRFFDPTHGESIAFISQEAQKAGIKMDKYTINHLLQAQNSDLFLAASELEKLKLFDKEITTKDIDEFVYGLAHITVEQLINKVLMKQDFKENLQRILEAGEDEIRIITAFTAFITQLYLFNIYIRVNGAPNSLEILGYNLPQFILNEKATFSLKFKPSAYKNMLDILLSSELKIKSSGVDKEAILFSALIKLQKAL comes from the coding sequence ATGTATAAAAAAGAGTTTGACCAGCATATATCCAACGACACCCTCTCAAATGCGATTATCCTCTTTGGAGAGAGCCACTTCTTCATCGACAGATACGCAAAGGCATTATCGGATATAGAGGATGCTTCAAAACTTGCCATGTACCACGACGAGTACAATTTTTCGACCGCTTTTGCACATCTGTCGCAGGGTTCGCTCTTTGGGGATGCGAACCTGCTTTTGATAAAAACGGAGAAAAAAGTACCCAAAGCAGATCTTGACAAACTCGTCGAAGCATGCCGGAAAAATCCAACAAACCGTTTTATCTATGCCTATTACGGGAGCGATCACAAAACCTGCGACAAATCATTTACCTCAAAAACGGGCGGAATGGGCGTAAGGTTTTTCGATCCCACACACGGCGAATCGATAGCTTTTATCTCTCAAGAAGCGCAGAAAGCCGGAATAAAAATGGACAAATACACGATCAACCATCTTTTACAAGCCCAAAACAGCGATCTTTTCCTTGCGGCTTCAGAGCTTGAAAAACTCAAACTGTTCGATAAAGAGATAACCACAAAAGATATAGACGAGTTTGTATACGGATTGGCGCATATAACAGTGGAGCAGTTGATAAACAAAGTCCTTATGAAACAGGATTTCAAAGAGAACCTGCAAAGAATACTCGAAGCAGGAGAGGACGAAATACGAATCATAACCGCATTTACCGCATTTATAACGCAGCTTTATCTTTTCAATATATATATCCGCGTAAACGGCGCTCCAAACTCCCTTGAGATACTCGGATACAATCTGCCTCAATTCATACTCAATGAAAAAGCCACTTTCTCGCTGAAATTCAAACCCTCCGCATACAAAAATATGCTCGATATTCTGCTCTCATCGGAACTAAAAATCAAATCCAGCGGTGTAGATAAAGAAGCGATACTCTTTTCCGCGCTCATAAAACTGCAAAAAGCCTTATAA
- a CDS encoding ribonuclease R family protein: MKSLLIRLTLGLYDQDVDQQERPFVEEWLAKNYLIKEGSLYRFHSKYRAGEITLAQNGTAYLNSIGLNVKDLFIDEGDLGDAKNGDLVVAKRLLAKRGTPSAKVVEVVGRAQTYSVAFVSYKEKRKSLLDIRTLHPAGVVMDEKELSSYDIGTVFKVDNLTSTIMEVLGNLDDPLVDEKIVLAQYNKHDKFSDEVIKLAKSFEEVDASFYPERKDLRHLPFCTIDPVTAKDFDDAICWDDKKHILYVAIADVSEYVKPFGPIDAEAMYRGFSIYLPHRSIPMLPRQLSETLCSLQPDVDRLAYAFEIHLDKDTLEVVHSDVYETIIHSKRRFNYEEIDEYFEGRLKPKNDAEKEVLDYINPLRRITDRLREKRLKVGFDFRSDEIEMKLDQAGEIISTTVSEETPSHSLIEDCMLLANKAAASMYDRGVFRVHEPPSQTKIQSLYNELAGIGIFVEPQENMKETIGFIQKKAREMGIESDVDTLIIQAQRRARYSPDNHGHFGLGFEKYTHFTSPIRRYSDLIVHRLIKAIKANDTEEGSYVLRNIESLTIAVSEKERESADVEFRFMDRKYARWAQKHIGKKFKARIEATDPHLIAKLNDEITGATLHVRSQIPVMLFDDVEVIIEEVDIATTKISTTVVQKIAK; this comes from the coding sequence TTGAAATCTCTTCTCATACGCCTAACCCTTGGTCTTTACGACCAGGATGTCGATCAGCAGGAACGCCCCTTCGTAGAGGAGTGGCTGGCAAAGAACTACCTCATCAAAGAGGGCAGTCTTTACAGATTCCACTCCAAATACCGTGCAGGCGAAATAACTCTGGCCCAAAACGGCACGGCGTATCTCAACAGCATCGGACTTAACGTCAAAGACCTTTTTATCGATGAAGGCGACCTCGGAGATGCAAAGAACGGCGATCTGGTTGTGGCAAAAAGATTGCTCGCAAAACGCGGCACTCCCAGCGCAAAGGTTGTTGAAGTCGTAGGACGCGCACAAACCTACAGCGTTGCGTTCGTCTCATACAAAGAGAAGAGAAAATCGCTTTTAGATATAAGAACGCTTCATCCCGCGGGCGTGGTCATGGATGAAAAAGAGCTTAGCAGTTATGATATCGGTACCGTTTTTAAAGTGGACAACCTGACATCGACAATCATGGAGGTCCTTGGAAATCTGGATGATCCGCTTGTCGATGAAAAAATAGTCCTTGCCCAGTACAATAAACACGACAAGTTCAGCGACGAAGTGATAAAACTGGCAAAATCATTTGAAGAGGTGGATGCCTCTTTTTATCCTGAAAGAAAAGATCTTCGGCATCTGCCTTTTTGTACGATCGACCCGGTCACGGCAAAGGATTTCGATGACGCCATCTGCTGGGACGACAAAAAACATATCCTTTACGTAGCGATCGCCGATGTGAGCGAATATGTCAAACCGTTCGGCCCTATCGACGCAGAAGCGATGTACAGAGGATTTTCGATCTATCTTCCGCACCGCTCCATCCCGATGCTCCCGCGTCAACTGAGCGAGACACTCTGTTCACTGCAGCCCGATGTAGACAGGCTGGCTTATGCTTTTGAAATCCATCTGGACAAAGATACTTTAGAGGTCGTCCACAGCGATGTATATGAGACGATCATCCACTCAAAAAGAAGATTTAACTACGAGGAGATCGATGAATATTTTGAAGGCAGACTCAAACCGAAAAACGACGCCGAAAAAGAGGTCTTGGACTACATAAACCCTCTGCGCAGGATAACCGACAGACTGAGAGAAAAAAGACTCAAGGTCGGATTTGATTTCAGATCAGACGAGATCGAGATGAAGCTCGATCAAGCCGGCGAGATCATCTCCACGACCGTCTCTGAAGAGACTCCCTCTCACTCTCTCATAGAGGACTGTATGCTGCTGGCAAACAAAGCGGCAGCCTCGATGTACGACAGAGGTGTATTCAGGGTTCATGAGCCTCCTTCTCAGACAAAGATACAATCGCTCTACAATGAACTCGCGGGTATCGGCATATTCGTCGAACCTCAGGAGAATATGAAAGAGACTATCGGCTTCATCCAGAAAAAAGCCAGAGAGATGGGTATAGAGTCCGATGTGGATACGCTCATCATTCAGGCACAACGACGTGCACGCTATTCGCCCGACAACCACGGACACTTCGGCTTGGGGTTTGAGAAATACACGCACTTCACCTCTCCGATACGCCGCTACTCCGATCTCATTGTACACAGGCTTATAAAAGCGATCAAAGCCAACGATACCGAAGAGGGCTCCTACGTTTTAAGAAATATAGAGTCTTTAACCATCGCCGTGAGCGAAAAAGAGCGTGAGAGTGCGGATGTCGAGTTTCGGTTTATGGACAGAAAATACGCCCGCTGGGCGCAAAAGCATATCGGCAAAAAATTTAAAGCGCGCATCGAAGCGACAGACCCGCATCTCATAGCCAAGCTCAACGACGAGATAACAGGAGCGACCCTGCATGTAAGATCGCAGATCCCCGTAATGCTTTTTGACGACGTGGAAGTGATCATCGAAGAAGTGGATATTGCAACGACAAAGATAAGTACGACGGTCGTACAAAAAATCGCAAAATAA
- a CDS encoding HDOD domain-containing protein, producing MNDRLLQQIRQLPPLPESAMQIEAVYQNPNSTFNDMVKILEKDPLLTADILKAANSPLYGFSREINAISQAVGLFGMGTVRGFALASIVKKSFPLDLSSYGITNTEFAELSKKQHAIVTSWYIKKDPKLLGVLSPAAFLVEIGKVLISQYVIEEKLQEKFRDTLKDSQNVEATEIEVVGVHAPEVSASIFTHWKFEEKLVETIRHCVEPQNADDDIKKGAQSLHVARVAVPINGVITDESVAQAKKLVTAYGLDMESFEKAIENVRS from the coding sequence ATGAACGATAGACTATTGCAACAAATTAGACAGCTTCCGCCTCTTCCCGAATCTGCGATGCAGATAGAAGCCGTGTATCAAAATCCTAACTCGACTTTTAACGATATGGTAAAGATCTTGGAAAAAGATCCGCTCTTGACCGCAGACATCTTAAAAGCCGCAAACTCGCCGCTTTACGGATTTTCACGTGAGATAAACGCCATAAGTCAGGCAGTAGGCCTTTTTGGTATGGGTACCGTCCGCGGTTTTGCATTGGCGAGCATCGTTAAAAAAAGCTTTCCGTTAGATCTCTCCTCCTACGGTATAACAAATACCGAGTTCGCGGAACTCTCTAAAAAGCAGCATGCGATCGTTACCTCCTGGTACATTAAAAAAGATCCTAAGCTTCTTGGTGTTTTGTCTCCTGCTGCATTTTTGGTCGAGATCGGTAAAGTCTTGATCTCACAATACGTCATAGAGGAAAAACTGCAAGAAAAATTCAGAGACACACTTAAAGATTCTCAAAACGTGGAAGCAACGGAGATCGAAGTCGTAGGCGTACATGCACCCGAAGTGAGCGCATCCATATTTACGCATTGGAAATTTGAGGAGAAGCTGGTGGAAACTATCCGCCATTGCGTCGAACCTCAAAACGCGGACGATGATATCAAAAAAGGTGCGCAAAGCCTGCATGTTGCCCGTGTTGCAGTTCCGATAAACGGTGTTATCACGGATGAAAGCGTTGCCCAGGCGAAAAAACTCGTTACCGCTTACGGGCTTGATATGGAAAGCTTCGAAAAAGCTATCGAAAACGTACGTTCATAA
- the greA gene encoding transcription elongation factor GreA, with the protein MKEPMTLEGYDLLLEEFKYLLEVEKPRVTHEKQVAAAQGDRSENAEYHAAKEQLRHIDKRLFYLNSMIEKAVVIDPSELDHSRVHFGATVEVENLQDDSSETYTICGVLEAEPENGLISVHSPLAKALIGKSEEEQFFINLPGGKKEYEIVNISYTPLFQLKKNIRTKKDFGFH; encoded by the coding sequence TTGAAAGAACCGATGACGCTTGAGGGTTACGATCTGCTTTTGGAGGAGTTCAAATATCTTCTGGAGGTGGAAAAACCCCGTGTCACACATGAAAAACAGGTCGCCGCAGCACAGGGCGACAGAAGCGAGAACGCAGAGTATCACGCTGCAAAAGAGCAGCTCCGCCACATCGACAAAAGACTTTTTTATCTCAACTCCATGATCGAAAAAGCCGTCGTCATAGACCCTTCGGAATTGGATCATTCCAGAGTTCATTTCGGAGCTACGGTGGAGGTGGAAAATCTGCAGGACGACAGCAGCGAGACATATACGATCTGCGGCGTTTTGGAAGCCGAACCCGAAAACGGACTGATCTCGGTGCATTCGCCGCTGGCAAAAGCTTTGATCGGAAAATCCGAAGAGGAGCAGTTTTTTATAAACCTGCCCGGCGGAAAAAAAGAGTATGAGATCGTAAATATCTCGTACACACCCCTGTTTCAACTAAAGAAAAACATCCGTACGAAAAAAGATTTTGGATTTCACTGA
- the purL gene encoding phosphoribosylformylglycinamidine synthase subunit PurL: MSQQLPDIDKLLSQHKLSQLDYANIKKILGREPNLVELGIFSAMWSEHCSYKSSKKYLRGFPTQAPWVIQGPGENAGVIDIGGGYAAVFKMESHNHPSFIEPYQGAATGVGGIMRDVFTMGARPVANLNALRFGNVLRGDKVSAHQRFLVRGVVEGIGGYGNCMGVPTIGGETSFDDCYNGNILVNAFTLGLAKSDEIFYGKAEGIGNPVIYVGSKTGRDGLGGAVMSSDSFTEESKSLRPTVQVGDPFTEKLLLEACLELFKTDYVVGIQDMGAAGLTSSSFEMAGRSGSGMIMHLDKVPAREEGMTPYEFMLSESQERMLLCAKKGSEQAIIDIFEKWDLDAAVVGEVTDTGRMELFWHGEKCADVPVDPVSEEAPVLDRPTTRPAYLDTIRDVTLNDFDKVSNQDAFAKLIRSMEVVDKSWIYEQYDSMVQTNTIKKGGSLDASVIRVKENGAALAMSADCNVRYCYVDPRNGAAAAVIESGRNVAMSGARPLAITDCLNYGNPENPEVMWQFAQGCEGIKEACAELTTPVIGGNVSLYNETDKISVFPTPSIATVGVNEDENKVLMSSFQANGNLLYLVGDTKSEFGGSLYMKELYSVVAGKMPEINYVKELALWDLVIEANKKGLLECAKDCSSGGAVMALAKMSAVSGLGCNTGMDVSDERDIFSESFSRAIIEVKPENAKAFEEMAAKLPFQKIGTVGGEHFTCNNVFMTMRELQDNYFNTFKTVIESDL; encoded by the coding sequence GTGAGCCAACAACTTCCAGATATAGATAAACTACTATCTCAACATAAACTTTCTCAGCTAGATTACGCAAACATCAAAAAAATACTCGGGCGTGAACCGAACCTTGTAGAACTTGGAATATTCTCCGCGATGTGGAGCGAGCATTGTAGTTACAAATCTTCTAAAAAATATTTAAGAGGCTTTCCGACACAAGCGCCGTGGGTCATTCAGGGTCCGGGAGAAAATGCGGGAGTCATCGATATCGGCGGCGGATATGCAGCCGTATTTAAAATGGAGTCTCACAACCACCCGAGCTTTATCGAGCCGTATCAAGGCGCAGCGACAGGTGTAGGCGGGATCATGCGTGACGTCTTTACCATGGGAGCCCGTCCTGTAGCAAACCTAAACGCACTGCGCTTTGGTAATGTTCTTCGCGGTGACAAAGTCAGCGCACACCAGCGTTTTTTGGTTCGCGGTGTCGTTGAAGGTATCGGCGGATACGGTAACTGTATGGGAGTACCGACTATCGGCGGTGAGACAAGTTTTGACGACTGTTACAACGGAAACATTCTTGTAAACGCGTTTACTTTGGGTCTTGCAAAAAGCGATGAGATATTTTACGGAAAAGCAGAAGGTATCGGCAATCCTGTAATTTACGTTGGAAGTAAAACGGGACGCGACGGTCTTGGCGGGGCTGTCATGAGTTCTGACAGCTTCACAGAGGAGTCCAAGTCTCTTCGTCCGACAGTCCAAGTGGGTGACCCGTTCACTGAAAAACTTCTGCTGGAAGCTTGTCTGGAACTTTTCAAGACCGACTACGTCGTAGGTATCCAGGATATGGGTGCCGCGGGTCTTACATCAAGCTCGTTTGAGATGGCTGGGCGTTCGGGCTCGGGAATGATAATGCATCTTGACAAAGTACCTGCCCGCGAAGAGGGAATGACTCCGTATGAGTTTATGCTCAGTGAATCCCAAGAGCGTATGCTTCTTTGTGCGAAAAAAGGAAGCGAACAGGCGATCATCGACATCTTTGAAAAATGGGATCTTGACGCTGCGGTCGTAGGTGAAGTAACAGACACCGGAAGAATGGAGCTTTTCTGGCACGGAGAAAAATGTGCGGACGTTCCGGTCGATCCTGTAAGTGAAGAAGCACCGGTGTTAGACCGTCCGACTACTCGTCCTGCATACTTAGATACGATTCGCGACGTGACACTGAACGACTTTGACAAAGTGAGCAACCAAGACGCGTTTGCTAAACTCATCAGGTCTATGGAAGTGGTGGACAAGTCTTGGATATATGAGCAGTACGACTCTATGGTACAAACCAACACGATCAAAAAAGGCGGAAGTCTTGACGCATCCGTTATCCGTGTAAAAGAGAACGGCGCGGCACTTGCCATGAGTGCTGATTGTAACGTCCGTTACTGTTACGTTGATCCTAGAAACGGTGCTGCGGCCGCGGTCATAGAGAGCGGAAGAAACGTAGCGATGTCGGGAGCCAGACCGCTTGCCATTACCGACTGTCTCAACTACGGAAACCCTGAGAACCCTGAAGTCATGTGGCAGTTTGCACAAGGGTGTGAAGGTATCAAAGAGGCGTGTGCAGAGCTTACGACTCCGGTCATCGGCGGAAACGTCTCTCTTTACAACGAGACTGACAAGATCTCCGTTTTCCCTACGCCGTCTATCGCGACCGTGGGTGTGAACGAAGATGAAAACAAAGTGTTGATGTCGAGCTTCCAGGCTAACGGAAATCTCCTTTACCTTGTAGGGGATACAAAAAGCGAGTTCGGCGGATCGCTTTACATGAAAGAGCTTTACAGCGTAGTAGCAGGAAAGATGCCTGAGATCAACTACGTAAAAGAGCTTGCTCTTTGGGACTTGGTCATCGAAGCGAACAAAAAAGGTCTCTTAGAGTGTGCCAAAGACTGCAGCTCAGGCGGTGCGGTGATGGCACTGGCGAAGATGAGTGCGGTCAGCGGTCTTGGATGTAACACGGGTATGGATGTAAGCGATGAGAGAGATATCTTCTCCGAGAGCTTCTCACGCGCCATCATAGAGGTAAAACCTGAGAATGCTAAAGCGTTTGAGGAGATGGCTGCAAAACTGCCTTTTCAAAAGATAGGAACGGTAGGCGGAGAGCACTTTACATGTAACAATGTCTTTATGACCATGAGAGAGCTTCAGGATAACTACTTCAATACTTTCAAGACAGTTATAGAGAGTGATCTGTAA
- a CDS encoding AbrB/MazE/SpoVT family DNA-binding domain-containing protein translates to MTTLIKIGNSQGIRLPKTIIKQAHLESANLEFEVVENGLLIKPVNNVGREAWKENINSVLSAHKNKKDEALLDDLLDDSDLDDYEW, encoded by the coding sequence ATGACGACTTTAATTAAGATCGGTAACTCGCAAGGTATTCGGCTTCCAAAAACTATCATCAAACAAGCTCACTTAGAAAGTGCAAATCTGGAGTTTGAAGTTGTGGAAAATGGCTTGTTGATCAAACCCGTCAACAATGTTGGCAGAGAAGCATGGAAAGAAAATATCAATAGTGTACTATCTGCCCATAAAAACAAAAAAGATGAAGCACTTTTAGATGATCTGCTCGATGACAGTGACTTGGATGACTACGAATGGTAG
- a CDS encoding type II toxin-antitoxin system PemK/MazF family toxin has translation MVVDTKRFEIYLVKLNPTVGSEIQKTRPCIIISPNEMNVLNTVIVAPMTSKGFDFIFRPKIKFENKNGLVLLDQIRTVDKARLVKKIGEVDEKVSKSISNMLVKMFEY, from the coding sequence ATGGTAGTCGATACAAAAAGATTTGAGATCTATCTGGTGAAATTAAATCCAACAGTCGGCTCTGAGATACAAAAAACACGCCCCTGCATCATCATCTCGCCAAATGAGATGAATGTGTTAAACACCGTCATAGTAGCACCCATGACAAGCAAAGGGTTTGATTTTATATTTAGACCGAAGATAAAGTTTGAAAATAAAAACGGACTAGTACTGCTAGATCAGATCAGAACCGTAGATAAGGCAAGGTTGGTAAAAAAAATCGGCGAGGTCGATGAGAAGGTGTCGAAAAGTATTTCAAATATGCTTGTGAAGATGTTTGAGTATTAA